Genomic segment of Capsicum annuum cultivar UCD-10X-F1 unplaced genomic scaffold, UCD10Xv1.1 ctg67861, whole genome shotgun sequence:
aatttgttttcatttgtttttctactaattgcatatttttcatatctattttccaaaattctagatatatgtgatttatcatagttgatgtgtacgtaagtatttataagagtaattaggtaagtgtggtatataatttattctagctatataatctttaccgaatatttttttctaatatgattttccttatatctattattcctatatccttaatcacatacaaaataagtattttaaatttatctaccattacatcagataaattattcattttcataaaattgttattttcaaaatattcccttcaatcatgtacataacaaaatatggtcatcttagattactatatactagattattcttaaataacatgttcttcggtcactattagcatgataatctggatatttttctcttaaacaacgcctctactctggttactccccaccacggcttcttgccttattggtttcacctttaggatggcatagttcttaaggatttttctctttttccactttgctaataaacttcttaacatattattcttcgaataattctactataaagtaattaacatgaatttattttatcataccatgattgttgggaattatgaatttagctattcataatcataaataaatatacctgttcgggtaggtttgatatttctaagcattgttcatccatagatttttttcattgaaatatacctgttttttaataactaagcaaaatatttgtggacaagagagagtttttgcttcaacgcatgaaggcttgctttctCTGCTGCCTtctatgcctctatttataatgAGAGAATGAATAATTTGCATAGTTCTaatgttacaaaagaaaaaaggctATCCTAATATATCTTTACACATTTCCTCTATACATTTGTCCTGAAAAAGCTAATAATTGTGAAAGCTAataaatgaaacaagaaaaagtcaaaaaggctatagTAAAGCTATTTACATGATTCACGtatttcatacttcaaagttagttttttcttttctccatatgtcgctttcttcctttaatactttgtcttttttatttttgctccgtcttctttttatctttttgtcgtatctgttgattttttttatgttctttCCAGTTGGCATGcttatctttttgatttttttattctagGCGGACtcctgggataatattatcttctctattacatctcatacattgatggtctggatatttgtgtccaattatcttgcaatatcttgtcaataatcagtctgaaataaatcctctcttaatttctcttgcagtagattgtttttctgggttaagtaatctcattatctattgtctaacatcttccatatctgcttgtcgtagttcttttgaatttgaataaatcatctgatggtctcttgaataatagctccatattgggttttcattggtataattatttgctaattcttgaataattgtagctagtccaatgagtcgtttatttgcgtagaaatcaggtatcttaATTCTGGATATCTCTGGCTGCTacacaatatcttccggtataatcatatctctgatTAATTCTacttttacaacttgtataactgattttatttcatcgtataatatctctgctggtgcagtataacactttatataaaatagatttcctttggttattcttttataggtggtgaatattttatgtaattcttccataactgttagttcttctccatcttgggtatatggtatttaataatccatagtcaaaacaagtttttattaagcttgggttggttttgggtagtgcaattagcttgttgtaaccttgtaatttttgggttatgtagtttgtatttggttctttgatatctgtagctctggggttaaggtttaggaaagtttgtactctgtaaatgttttctatgtatttttgggctgtatagttgtaaacttttttatcttggttcagactatctcggtatgtggtaatttgtggaggtatgaacaaggggtctttttgtgtttttggtataaatggtttctcaaatatcttattcatattcatgttctgatatctttgtctactaactcctctgcttgtacctgcaattgtagattgataaatgttatgggttttatggtgTGTCCCAACGTTTCCTTCTAGatctgaaattttaatgtcttccaatcgacatagctctgcaccctgctgagttagctgatttgcagctttagacttcagtttaacttcattagtcttaagcttttctatttcattacccatattgtccattttcattgaaagtgtagttagggttttgagtattttttctaaagcattgtcttctattatatcagtctgtgtagctttgtcttgatatgtaatctgcaataacgtttTTGTAAGTACTAATTACTTctattgtaaatgtaaaattcaatatattcaagactagtctccgaatttcttttgttgtaactgaattttgtattttctttgttagcgaCCAACGTACCTgcgtattatctgttcgtacaataaacttgttatatacaatatatggctcaaatgctaataaacatttatataatgagcataattcttttctatttatttctcattttatttctgattcattaaacgtacctgagtagtatctacaatggtgttctaatttttcttcttcatatctatatttaagtactcctccataactacattcactagcatctgcttctactgtatatataaattttctattttcatctggaaattgtaattttggtaattctttacaaagtatttttattttctgaacttgttttttatcttcttcgttataatgatattctacatccttttttaattttttctgtaaaggctttagattttctgctaattttggtatatattctcgtACTTAGTTTACTAATCCttaaaatgattgtaatttcttttttgtatctaattcttcttttgaatttattattttttgtactatatattgttgcatttttactccacttttatctatttgtattcctaaaaattcgatctgatttttcataatctCAGCTTTGTTTTTACTTaaacttattcttgatttttctattatatccgtaaattgttctaataattttaaatgttcttctttggtctttatatataatagtatatcatctatgtatactatacaattaggtagttgtttaaaataactatccataaaatgttgatatctacctggtgcatttttatatcctaatggtagtacattccattcataaaatccttgtggtaccgtaaatgtggttaattccttagattcttcttctaactttaaatggtaaaatcctgatttacaatcaaatttactaaaataattatatccttgtatttgtcttatttttaatatcctatttggtattgggtaattataagtcattgtttttgcatttaaatttctataatcaataaccatcctacttttttctcttttttgttcactatgtttatttactataaatgctgggctattatgtttactattacttttttttatatattgtttttctaataattcttgtatatgcattttaaattcttttaaatcatcaaaattatatgttaatggtttcttggttattatgctatttttatctattaattcaatttttatagtggttttatgtttttccaatCCTTTTagtggatcttcactatataattgttctaattttttttttaattattcttatcttatttattgaaaatatagttatttcctttttatttatcgaaaatacgaccAGGTCTATTGTATCTtcggtattttttatattttctaatttttgtgtaattttttcacttcctttatccaatcagttttctttcttattttattaataactctttttgctcttactttctgtttacatggtgttgtaaaccattAATCTGTTCTAGTtgttatatgtgggtataatttatctaaaaacggcattcctaaaagtatatcttttgatgttagctcataattatagatttcttctagtgttaatattttatccaatacttgtgtttttacattcttagctttataagtaattaagctttcttttttattaaatcctttaactattattggtgtttttaatttatctcatttactttctagtaaacaattatatctacataaattagcttctgctcctgtatctatcataggcgtataatatctactgtaatatccttctactactatcttcattaatacatatattttcatttcatgttaaagttcttcttaagaataatttctctctgttatatgttatggTTAATTATTCTTAAGAATCAAAGGCATTTGACAACTTGACGATCCTCAATTTAAGTTTTTCAGGAAGTTTACTCCGAACACCCAATTTTTGTGAGACTCCAAACCTGCAGAGGATTATACTGAAAAGTTGTGTACGCTTGGTTGAAATTCATCCATCCATTGGAAATCTGAAAAAACTCATCTTTTTGAATATGGAGAACTGCAATAATCTGAAGTGTTTACCAAGAAATATTCAAATGGAATCTCTTGAAGGCTTCAACCTCTCAGGTTGTGAGAAATTAGAGAATTTTCCAGAAATTCGAGGGAATATGGAGTTGCTCTCGGAGCTTCTTCTGGCACGTACTGCAATTTGGGAATTTTCCTCATCAATAGGGCAGCTTAGTGGTATCAGCTTGCTTGATTTGCGTTCATGTGAAAACCTTGTAAGACTCCCTGCCAGTGTCTCTGAGATGggaaaactgaaaattttgattctgAAAGGCTGCTTAAGACTTGCAATTTTACCTGAAAATCTAGGTGATCTAAACCAGTTGGAGGAGCTTTATGCTGGCAACACTGCCATTTGGAAACTACCAGATTCTATTGGAAACTTAAGTAAACTCAAGATCCTATCATTAAGAAAAGGGCGGAAGGTAAAGCGTCAATCTGCTCGCAGTTTGATATTAGTACCCTGGGTGTTTCATGGATTGAGGGAGTTGAAGAGCTTAAATCTCAGTGGATGTAATTTATGCGATAACCAAGTTGCTGCTCTTCAGAACTTAACTTCTTTATTGGAACTGAATCTGAGCAGAAATGAGTTTATTTATTTACCTAATATCTTCAGTCAACTTTCTCACCTTCGCTATCTCAATATAACACACTGTCAGAAACTTAAGGAACTCCCCAAACTTCCTCCGAGTATAGAGGAATTATATGTAGAAGATTTTTTGGCAAAAGAATGTATTGCGAAGCTACGAATGTATCCAAGGTTGAATTTGGTCTCATTCACCAATTATAGTTTTGATCAACAATCTTATACAGAGGACAGCAATGGTAGCTCCTTTTCGGATGAGATTCTGAGTTTGCTTCTATCAAACAATATGGATGATGTGATCCACCCCTCTCTTAACTATGATCATAGAGTGACTTGTTCCATTGTCTTTCCTGAACGTGCAATTCCCATGTGGTTTAAGCATCAGATTGTTGATGAAAAGATCTTGTTCAAACTGCCCATTAATTGGTATAATGATAAGTTCAAAGGCTTTGCTATATGCTGTGTGACTCTAATGGGGGCAGGTGTCTGTCGTGCTGATGCAATGCTATCTGAAAAGTATGACTATACTTTCATCAAAGCCAAATTGCTATGCAGTGATCATTTGAAAGACCTTAGAGTGATAGAAAAAGAATGTAAAGTGGGCACAGCATCTAGAACGTATGGCTGGTGTGTTTGCTTTGCCTACATTCCATTGTATTCTTCACTGCAGGTGTCCGGCACATATGGTGGAGACATTAACCGGTATAGCCTATTTGAGGCATCTATCCACGGTTGCATTGCTAGACAGTGGGGAGTTCATTTGATCTATGAGGATGAGTGAATATTTTCAAAGCGCAGACTGAGAAGGATTGCTCTGAGTCGACAGAAGCTGAAAAGAGGCCAAATTAGCTCTATATGCTGGGATATTGAGGGCATTACCAAGAAAAAGTTTTAGGTAACTTGAAATGCCTCTTATTTGTTACTAGAGTTCAATAGTTTTAATATGGTTTAGAGTAACAATTTTATTTCAATGCGGCTAAGTGTTAGGATGTTGGAAAAgattaggcaaaattagtatttactttgaattaatgaataaataatgcAATTAACATTATAAATACACGGCAATTAATAGGATTACATATAACAGTCaatcaaataaacataaaattagatGAAATTATATCAATATAATAGGTACATTTTAAATTGCatattatttttgagtttgtaCATTGTCATTATTTTGTAGTAACCTATTTGATATAAAGTAGTTGATCTATCAGTACCTACAAGCTGTAATCTAATAGTAGAGATAGTTGTGTAACAAGTCTTCAAAACTTAAAGGCGTAACTGTTCTTCTtccttgataattttttttaataaaactacaATTAAGATTTTTTTCTAATGACCATTGAGTCCGGGTTAGCTTTAGCGTACCTCCTAGTAGTAAGTGTTTTAGGAAACTGAACACAGTAGTATGTATGACCAAAGGTTGTGATAGGATGGTAAGAATCCCTCCTCCATTAACCTGAGGTCTTGGTGTCGTGCCCAAGGAATGGAGTCGCCTTTGGTAGGCAGCACTTTATCCCCAAAGTGGGACTTTTTAGCGCAAATTCTGATTAGTAGTCGGGTTCCAAAGTGGGTATCAGACACCTGATGGTAAACCAAAAGAAAGTAGTATGTTAGCTGAATTATTTATCAggaggggaaaggaggggagaaaaagttgttccgactcgctaaggctagggagaggaagggtcgtgacctcgatcaggtgaggtgcattaagggggaggacggtagagtgttggtggaggacggccacataaagaagagatggcagtcgtactttcataggctcttgaatgacgagggggacagagctattgtgttaggggaactggagcactcaggggagtgtcgggattttagctattgtagacgttttaaggtagacgaggttagacaggcagttcgcaggatgcgaaggggtagggcgacggggccggatgagataccggtggagttttggaagttcgttggagaggctggtgtaaggtggttgactgcattgttcaatgaaattttcaggacggcaaagatgcccgaggcgtggaggtggagtaccatgatccccctctataagaataagggggacattcagtgttgcaataactatagggggattaagttactgagtcactctatgaagatctgggagagagtggtcgaggtgaggctgagacggatagtgtctatttcggaaaaccagttcggatttatgcccggccgctcgacgacggaggcaatccacctggtacggaggttggtggagcagtatagggagaggaagaaggatctgcacatggtgttcatcgacctggaaaaggcgtac
This window contains:
- the LOC124893968 gene encoding TMV resistance protein N-like, with protein sequence MENCNNLKCLPRNIQMESLEGFNLSGCEKLENFPEIRGNMELLSELLLARTAIWEFSSSIGQLSGISLLDLRSCENLVRLPASVSEMGKLKILILKGCLRLAILPENLGDLNQLEELYAGNTAIWKLPDSIGNLSKLKILSLRKGRKVKRQSARSLILVPWVFHGLRELKSLNLSGCNLCDNQVAALQNLTSLLELNLSRNEFIYLPNIFSQLSHLRYLNITHCQKLKELPKLPPSIEELYVEDFLAKECIAKLRMYPRLNLVSFTNYSFDQQSYTEDSNGSSFSDEILSLLLSNNMDDVIHPSLNYDHRVTCSIVFPERAIPMWFKHQIVDEKILFKLPINWYNDKFKGFAICCVTLMGAGVCRADAMLSEKYDYTFIKAKLLCSDHLKDLRVIEKECKVGTASRTYGWCVCFAYIPLYSSLQVSGTYGGDINRYSLFEASIHGCIARQWGVHLIYEDE